In Arachis duranensis cultivar V14167 unplaced genomic scaffold, aradu.V14167.gnm2.J7QH unplaced_Scaffold_354585, whole genome shotgun sequence, the following are encoded in one genomic region:
- the LOC127744458 gene encoding uncharacterized protein LOC127744458, producing the protein MVANNQYFFAHQRQLQPAQRRGVLELEGVDTIFKVMHQQIQQQFEQMAKKIDGLQITAVNTQSQSQTSHGWKQSEECFGTFNYEQESPEQVQCMNNTSSSSQHNFHGDAHKTPWKTHSNSKWAEYQNQGQRDFNYSSLSNTNNQSHSSNNTNQFRNPQNTYHQPHNNSQNLQNNFSTSTSHPQSTPTINSNNF; encoded by the coding sequence ATGGTGGCAAACAATcaatacttctttgctcatcaaagacaacttCAACCAGCCCAGAGAAGGGGTGTATTGGAGCTGGAAGGTGTGGATACCATCTTCAAAGTGATGcatcaacaaattcagcaacaatttgagcagATGGCTAAAAAAATTGATGGACTGCAAATCACTGCAGTAAATACACAAAGCCAATCTCAAACCTCACATGGGTGGAAGCAATCTGAAGAATGTTTTGGGACATTCAATTATGAGCAAGAAAGCCCTGAGCAGGTGCAATGCATGAATAACACTTCAAGTTCATCTCAACACAATTTTCATGGTGATGCACACAAGACACCCTGGAAGACTCATTCTAATTCAAAGTGGGCTGAGTACCAGAATCAAGGACAAAGGGACTTCAACTATAGCAGCCTTAGCAACACAAACAACCAAAGCCATTCATCCAATAATACTAACCAATTCAGAAACCCACAAAACACATATCACCAACCAcataacaactcacaaaacctCCAGAATAACTTTTCTACATCCACATCCCACCCTCAAAGTACCCCCACaattaattcaaacaacttCTAG